Genomic window (Carya illinoinensis chloroplast, complete genome):
CCGCGAATTACTGCATTTATCCGAGTGATCCACAAACGACGAAAATCTCTCTTTTTCCTACCTCTATCCCGATAAGCCGAAAACAAAGCTCTTATTTTCTGTTGAGTAATAGTTCTAGTAAGTCTTGAATGAGCCCCTCGAAAACTTGATGCAAATAAACGAATTTTTGTTCTACGTCTTCGAGCTATATATCCTCGTTTAATTCTGGTCATTGAATAAATGAAACTTCGATGAATAACTAATTGATTTCCCTTCTTTCAGTTATTCCTTTTCCCTTTCCTAATTTTTGAATAACAAAACGGATTCGTCCAATGTATAAAATAAAAACTCCAATGGCTTTTGCTACTATAACCTTCCCGACCACGATTTTCTCTTTTTTTCTTCTAGACATTTCACCTCGAAATAAAAATAAGAAATTGTATGGATAGTGATACTAGATATTAAAAAAAGCATATTAAATAAAAACACAAAGTAGTAAATCTAAATGGATAAAAAAATCGTGGGTTCCATCGTTTCTATGGTTACTTTTTAAACGGCGAGGTCCCCTCTATACACCGGAGCCCCTTCTTTCACTTAATCAATGCTATTGTTAACTTGTACAGTTTACACTCTTTGGCTCTACCTATGAATTATCCAGTAATCAGTCTTTCACAACGAGATCTACCTATACAGTAACGATATTTAATTATGAAGATTAGCTGTGTAGCTGACCCTGTTAGTCCGTTGTTGCAAGAATAAGGGCATAATCTTTTTGCCTTTTAATTTAAATAATATTTTCCCTGCTTAATGGATAACCATTTGCTACCAATGGGAAATTCTTTTTCATCTTAAATTGAAAATTGAGACGCTTGGATTTACGATTTACACCAATAGAAACCATAAAATTTGATAAACAATAGAAGGATATGATAGATCCTTTTTATATAGTAAATAGATTTCTTCCATTTTATCCTATTTATTGGTACTGATCATTGATACTGGAAAAATGGGTTCTTTTGTCCCAGTCCATGCTCTGAACGAGTCACACATACACCCTAGTACATGTTCCTCGTCGCTGAGGGCATCCCCCAAGGGCGGGGGATTTCGTGACATTTCTGATTGGCTGTCGTGTCTTTCTAATAAGTTGTTTAATAGTTGGCATGTTGACTCGTATACATAATGAATCGGTTTAGATCGATCCTAACCGGATGATTAGGAATTACTTCTATATTGATAATTCTATATTAATAGATTAATTAATATAATACTATATCAAACCCCGGTAGGTAAGAAGATAAAATTTTGAATTGCGTATTTTCGTGACATCCTTGTTATTTTTTATTCTACCGCTACAAGATCAACAATTCCATGAGCTTGGGCTTCTGTTGCTGACATAAAAACATCTCTTTCCATGTCTTCGGATACAACCCATAAGGGTTTGCCCGTTCTTTGTACATAAACCCTTGTGATGGTTTCGCGTAACTTCAGCAGTTCTTCCGCTTCCTGGATAAATTCTCCCGTTTGTGCCTCATAAAAAGAACTAGCAGGTTGATGGATCATTACCCTGATTATATAACATAAAAAATGGTTCTTCTATCTCGAAGATAAATCAAAGAGAACAAATCAAATAAAGAATAATAAATACTACGAAAAACAAGATAG
Coding sequences:
- the rpl20 gene encoding ribosomal protein L20; the protein is MTRIKRGYIARRRRTKIRLFASSFRGAHSRLTRTITQQKIRALFSAYRDRGRKKRDFRRLWITRINAVIRGDSVYHSYNKLIHNLYKRQLLLNRKILAQIAILNRNCLYMISNEIIK